GACAAGGAAAATTGAGCGGCATCCAGAAGTTGTCGTCCTCGTTGACGTAGACCCAGAATTTCCGGGGTGCCCGGACGAACAAAATCTTCAAAGGCGCCATGAAACCTCCTGTTCGATCCGCGCTATTCGCTTTTCTTAACGCGCCGCAGTTTCCCCGGCGACGGCTCGATCCCGTCCGGCGCGACCGGGTGCGTCCTGAAATCCATGAGGAACAGAGGGGCCAGCGAAGCCTCCACACGGCTCAGTGCGGTCGCGTCGGCCACCGCTTCGAGCACGACGGAGTCCCTGCCGACCACAATGCTGTAGGCGGTCGGACGACCGAGTTCCCGGAACAGTCGGTCCTCGATGTCCCGCGCCCATATCTTCCCTTCCCGGGTCTCGAAGCCGTCGACTTTGCGGCCGCGCACGACGATCCTCGGTCGATGCCCGGGCTCCAGAACCTCGATCTCATCGCCCAGGGCGTAGCGGACGGCTGGCGAGCCTTGCGCCTCCAAATTCGTGACCACCAATTCACCGTTCACCGACTCGTAGTAATTGGCTCCGTACAGAAGGACCTCCGCACCCAGTCCGTGCCCCAGGCCGCCGGGGTCGACGGAGCCGTATAGGTTGATCACCTTGGCACGAAACTTCGCGCCAATGTACTCGACCAACCAGGGCGAAACGACCTCGCCGCCGATCATCACCAGTTCGATTCCCAGTTTTCCCGGGTTGACGCCGACCGCTTCAAGACTGGAAACCAAGCCGGGAACTTTGCTGGGAAGGCTGAGCACCGCGCGAAAACGCATGCGGCGCAACAGCACCGGCAGGAACGCGCCGAGCATCTGCAGCGGAGGGGAGACGATCGACATGCCGGCCCGTCGCGCCATTTGGATGAGCAAGGTGCCGCCGCCCCAGCTCTCCGGGGTCAGGTTGAGAACGAAACCGGAGGACGGAACACCCAAATCGACGAAATCGTCTCCCAGAGCGCGGCATTGGACGTCTTCGAGGGTGTAGCCGAAGTACTTGGCGGTCTGAGGCCCCCCTGACGACGCGAGTACGCGCTCGATGCGGACCATTTCCACGGCGACCCGGTCTTCGACCGGAACATCGGCCACTTCCTCCGCCTTCGTGATCGGCCATTCCGCGAACTCTTCGAGGGACGCGATCCGCTCTGGCAGTTTTTCCAGTCGTTGCTTCCAGAAAACCGAGCGG
The Deltaproteobacteria bacterium DNA segment above includes these coding regions:
- a CDS encoding phenylacetate--CoA ligase family protein, with the translated sequence MELYPVSMRSGLVARVNSALAVARRSVFWKQRLEKLPERIASLEEFAEWPITKAEEVADVPVEDRVAVEMVRIERVLASSGGPQTAKYFGYTLEDVQCRALGDDFVDLGVPSSGFVLNLTPESWGGGTLLIQMARRAGMSIVSPPLQMLGAFLPVLLRRMRFRAVLSLPSKVPGLVSSLEAVGVNPGKLGIELVMIGGEVVSPWLVEYIGAKFRAKVINLYGSVDPGGLGHGLGAEVLLYGANYYESVNGELVVTNLEAQGSPAVRYALGDEIEVLEPGHRPRIVVRGRKVDGFETREGKIWARDIEDRLFRELGRPTAYSIVVGRDSVVLEAVADATALSRVEASLAPLFLMDFRTHPVAPDGIEPSPGKLRRVKKSE